In a single window of the Bos taurus isolate L1 Dominette 01449 registration number 42190680 breed Hereford chromosome 23, ARS-UCD2.0, whole genome shotgun sequence genome:
- the MLN gene encoding promotilin isoform X1 — MLSRKATAVLLAVHAAAMLASQTEAFVPIFTYGEVQRMQEKERYKGQKKSLSVQQRSEEVGPVDPTEPWEEKQEVIKLTAPVEIGMRMNSRQLEKYQATLEGLLREVLPPSRNAAQ, encoded by the exons ATGCTGTCCCGCAAGGCCACGGCCGTCCTGCTGGCAGTGCACGCAGCCGCCATGCTGGCCTCCCAGACGGAAGCCTTTGTTCCCATCTTCACCTACGGCGAAGTCCAGAGGATGCAG GAAAAGGAGAGGTACAAGGGGCAAAAGAAATCCCTGAGTGTACAGCAGAGGTCAGAGGAGGTGGGCCCTGTGGACCCCACGGAGCCCTGGGAAGAAAAACAGGAAGTTATCAAG CTGACTGCTCCTGTGGAAATTGGAATGAGGATGAACTCCAGGCAGCTGGAAAAGTACCAGGCCACCCTGGAAGGGCTGCTGCGCGAGGTGCTGCCACCCTCCCGGAACG CAGCCCAGTGA
- the MLN gene encoding promotilin precursor yields MLSRKATAVLLAVHAAAMLASQTEAFVPIFTYGEVQRMQEKERYKGQKKSLSVQQRSEEVGPVDPTEPWEEKQEVIKLTAPVEIGMRMNSRQLEKYQATLEGLLREVLPPSRNAQ; encoded by the exons ATGCTGTCCCGCAAGGCCACGGCCGTCCTGCTGGCAGTGCACGCAGCCGCCATGCTGGCCTCCCAGACGGAAGCCTTTGTTCCCATCTTCACCTACGGCGAAGTCCAGAGGATGCAG GAAAAGGAGAGGTACAAGGGGCAAAAGAAATCCCTGAGTGTACAGCAGAGGTCAGAGGAGGTGGGCCCTGTGGACCCCACGGAGCCCTGGGAAGAAAAACAGGAAGTTATCAAG CTGACTGCTCCTGTGGAAATTGGAATGAGGATGAACTCCAGGCAGCTGGAAAAGTACCAGGCCACCCTGGAAGGGCTGCTGCGCGAGGTGCTGCCACCCTCCCGGAACG CCCAGTGA